The following are encoded together in the Pseudodesulfovibrio indicus genome:
- a CDS encoding Spy/CpxP family protein refolding chaperone, whose amino-acid sequence MKKTIMVLALVMTVAFISTNAMAWGMNGWNGNGHNMHYNNGVNSQVNSQAYQDFLNDTAKLRASIAADQVELSAIMASPSPDAKRARTVTEQMNEKIAKLNEKAAAQNLPQMGNGRYGMMGNGMMGNGMMGNGMMGNGMMGNGMMGPGMMNNGYHGCW is encoded by the coding sequence ATGAAGAAGACTATTATGGTACTCGCACTGGTTATGACTGTTGCATTTATTTCAACTAACGCTATGGCGTGGGGAATGAACGGCTGGAATGGAAACGGCCACAACATGCATTACAATAATGGAGTCAACTCCCAAGTTAACTCTCAAGCCTATCAGGATTTCCTGAATGACACTGCTAAGCTCCGAGCTAGTATTGCGGCAGACCAAGTCGAATTGTCAGCTATCATGGCCAGTCCGTCCCCTGACGCAAAGAGGGCTCGAACCGTGACAGAGCAGATGAACGAGAAGATTGCCAAGCTGAATGAAAAGGCAGCTGCACAGAATCTTCCCCAGATGGGCAACGGCAGATACGGCATGATGGGTAACGGCATGATGGGCAACGGCATGATGGGCAACGGTATGATGGGCAACGGCATGATGGGCAACGGTATGATGGGTCCCGGCATGATGAACAATGGCTACCATGGTTGCTGGTAG
- a CDS encoding SHOCT domain-containing protein codes for MWYSNWGHHGSGWSMGGGLLGMVLNLLIIISLVYLATRLFKHFRARPNVNGYSSDHLQILKRRFANSEIDEEEFEKLRKNLEA; via the coding sequence ATGTGGTATTCAAATTGGGGACATCACGGGTCTGGTTGGAGCATGGGGGGCGGTTTGCTTGGCATGGTGCTAAACCTGTTGATAATCATTTCCTTGGTTTATCTCGCCACCCGACTATTTAAACACTTCAGAGCACGTCCAAACGTGAATGGATATTCCAGCGATCATTTACAGATTCTCAAACGCAGATTTGCAAACAGCGAAATTGATGAAGAAGAATTTGAGAAATTGCGCAAAAACTTAGAAGCGTAA